The proteins below are encoded in one region of uncultured Eubacteriales bacterium:
- a CDS encoding putative PadR family transcriptional regulator (Evidence 3 : Function proposed based on presence of conserved amino acid motif, structural feature or limited homology) — protein sequence MIPLYILGFLLRYGPQHGYQLKKLLAEQMADFTDIKLPTIYYHLEKMEAAGLITAREDREGARPEKRIYAVGPAGEERFRALLAQTLELEYRPTFAVDGALYFSDHVEPLDFLAALRSHAANLRESLTHIREHRNQSLTYIPDEMQGPAELIFDHHELHYQAELDWAERAIQKLESEGQR from the coding sequence ATGATTCCGCTGTATATTCTGGGCTTTTTGCTGCGGTACGGTCCCCAGCACGGATACCAGCTGAAAAAGCTGCTGGCGGAGCAGATGGCGGACTTTACCGACATCAAGCTGCCTACGATCTATTATCATCTGGAAAAAATGGAGGCCGCCGGTCTCATCACCGCCCGGGAGGACCGGGAGGGGGCCCGGCCGGAGAAACGGATTTACGCCGTCGGCCCCGCCGGAGAGGAGCGATTTCGGGCTCTGCTGGCCCAGACCCTGGAGCTTGAGTATCGCCCCACCTTTGCCGTGGACGGAGCGCTGTATTTTTCCGACCACGTGGAGCCGTTGGATTTTCTCGCGGCACTGCGCAGCCACGCCGCCAATCTGAGAGAATCCCTGACCCATATCCGCGAACACCGGAACCAGTCCTTGACCTATATTCCCGATGAGATGCAGGGCCCGGCGGAGTTGATTTTCGACCATCATGAGCTGCACTACCAGGCGGAGCTGGATTGGGCGGAGCGGGCCATTCAAAAATTGGAAAGCGAGGGACAGAGATGA
- a CDS encoding putative methyltransferase (Evidence 3 : Function proposed based on presence of conserved amino acid motif, structural feature or limited homology): MTKARVIETNEGIQSEVTAASFDVFARWMRDKGWNGVEDMIASGIRPGELLEIGPGPGYVGLELAKKLGVRTLTACEISPAMIALAEKNAAEYGIPARYVQGNAMEMPFADGSFDCVVSNGSLHEWEDPVLVFDEIHRALRPGGRYCVTDMRRDVAAWKTWLIYAGTRPKEMRPGFLSSLHAAYTAPEISEILRRSRLRGAEVKADFFGLCISGTKA, encoded by the coding sequence ATGACCAAAGCGCGGGTAATTGAGACCAACGAGGGCATTCAGAGCGAGGTTACCGCAGCGTCCTTTGACGTGTTTGCACGCTGGATGCGGGATAAGGGCTGGAATGGCGTGGAGGACATGATCGCCTCCGGCATCCGCCCCGGCGAGCTCCTGGAGATCGGGCCCGGCCCGGGCTATGTGGGACTGGAACTTGCGAAAAAGCTTGGCGTGCGGACGCTGACCGCCTGCGAGATCAGCCCGGCTATGATCGCTCTGGCAGAGAAGAACGCGGCGGAGTACGGTATTCCCGCCAGATACGTTCAGGGCAACGCCATGGAAATGCCCTTTGCCGACGGCAGCTTTGACTGTGTGGTCTCCAACGGCTCCCTCCACGAGTGGGAGGACCCCGTGCTGGTGTTCGATGAGATTCACAGGGCGCTGCGGCCCGGCGGGCGGTACTGCGTCACCGATATGCGCAGAGATGTGGCGGCGTGGAAGACCTGGCTTATCTATGCCGGCACAAGACCCAAGGAGATGCGGCCGGGGTTTTTATCCTCCCTCCACGCGGCCTATACTGCGCCCGAAATCTCCGAAATCCTGCGGCGCTCCCGCCTGCGGGGCGCGGAAGTGAAGGCAGACTTTTTTGGGCTGTGCATCTCCGGGACAAAGGCATAA
- a CDS encoding Beta-glucosidase has translation MDAFRFPENFSLGVASAATQVDGDCKNSNWYDWYQKGHIKDGFDPDVATMHRKFLREDTGLMASLGIGHYRFGLEWARIEPREGVFSDEEFDKIREEILLLREKGISVLVTIHHFSNPIWFEEKGGFLCPESLQIFLRLTEKVVEKLGDLISEYITINEPNVYAVSGYMGGDFPPGENNLAKTLKVIKNMGVCHRRAYERIHALRKKMGYTDTKVGFAHHMRAFAPYHAKNPWYRLCSDASEYLFQGQISKSYLLGAAGDKGRYADFLGLNYYSRTASKGFADSTFPGVPVNDLGWESYPQGIVDCCRKLHAILPDLPIYITENGTADNSDAFRTRFLYEHVKALCESGLPVTRYYHWCFVDNFEWLEGFTARFGIVELNTETMERTVKKSGRFYQKMIENRGVTAEMAAAAMEEAYPIGANH, from the coding sequence ATGGACGCTTTTCGCTTTCCGGAGAACTTTTCTCTTGGGGTCGCTTCCGCGGCGACGCAGGTAGACGGGGACTGCAAAAACAGCAACTGGTATGACTGGTATCAAAAGGGCCATATCAAGGACGGCTTTGACCCGGACGTCGCGACCATGCACCGCAAATTCCTCCGCGAGGATACCGGGCTGATGGCCTCCCTGGGGATCGGGCATTACCGTTTCGGTCTGGAGTGGGCGAGAATTGAGCCGCGTGAGGGTGTGTTTTCCGACGAGGAGTTTGATAAAATCCGGGAGGAGATCCTGCTGCTCCGGGAAAAGGGCATTTCCGTTCTGGTCACCATACACCACTTCTCAAACCCCATCTGGTTTGAGGAGAAGGGCGGCTTTTTATGCCCGGAAAGCCTTCAGATTTTTCTTCGCTTGACCGAAAAGGTGGTGGAAAAACTGGGGGATCTCATAAGCGAGTACATCACCATCAACGAGCCGAACGTCTACGCAGTCAGCGGATATATGGGCGGTGATTTCCCCCCCGGGGAAAATAATCTTGCAAAGACGCTCAAGGTCATAAAAAACATGGGCGTATGCCACCGCCGCGCCTATGAAAGGATTCACGCGCTCCGTAAGAAAATGGGCTATACCGACACAAAGGTTGGCTTTGCCCATCACATGAGGGCCTTTGCGCCGTATCACGCTAAAAACCCCTGGTACCGCCTGTGCTCGGATGCCTCGGAGTACCTGTTCCAGGGCCAGATCAGCAAAAGCTATCTGTTGGGCGCTGCCGGGGACAAGGGCCGCTACGCGGATTTTCTGGGCCTGAACTACTATTCACGCACCGCATCAAAGGGCTTTGCGGACAGCACGTTCCCGGGCGTCCCCGTGAACGATCTCGGCTGGGAGAGCTATCCCCAGGGCATCGTGGACTGCTGCCGAAAGCTCCATGCCATCCTGCCCGACCTGCCCATCTACATAACCGAAAACGGCACGGCGGACAACAGCGACGCCTTCCGCACCCGCTTTCTCTACGAGCACGTCAAAGCCCTGTGCGAGAGCGGCCTGCCCGTCACGCGCTACTACCACTGGTGCTTTGTCGATAACTTTGAATGGCTTGAGGGCTTTACGGCGCGTTTCGGCATTGTGGAGCTCAATACCGAGACCATGGAGCGGACCGTCAAAAAGAGCGGCAGGTTTTATCAGAAGATGATCGAAAACAGGGGCGTGACCGCGGAAATGGCTGCCGCCGCGATGGAGGAGGCGTATCCGATTGGGGCAAATCACTGA
- the agaR gene encoding Alpha-galactosidase 1, producing MGQITEKDGVFLLNTESSSYLVMVNEYGHVEQLHYGAPVQIGDAQALRYKRTMPYGSEVMYMQGDESYCLDNVPLNWSGIGKGDFRVTPLEMLMPDGSYTADFVFERFELREGAYPAVSLPCAYVEDRKDAETLILYLRDKVCHIGLALVYTVYWKENVITRRAVLTNDEEQPLLLRRMMSMLIDLPNRGFKLVTLDGDWIAEANRHDRALMPGCFVNESTTGSSSNRHNPGVILAGERASEDSGEVYGFNLVYSGNHYTAVELSSRDMVRVISGINPLCFSWTLVKGEQFETPEAVLTFSSQGFNGMSRNFHNFVNRRIVRGDWKGKERPVLLNNWEAHFFKFTRRKLLRLARRAVKLGVELFVLDDGWFGLRNDDKAGLGDYGVNRKKLPGGMEGLAKGITAMGLRFGLWFEPESVNPDSDLYRAHPDYAVRLPSREPSLGRNQLLLDLTNPAVRDYIVGEVSGVLDSAEISYVKWDMNRHMSDCFSKHCASGEFYHRYILGLYEVLERIFRPRPHILLESCSSGGNRFDLGMLCYSPQIWASDDTDPIERLRIQRGLSYFYPLSAMGAHVSQAPHQQTLRATPLSTRFNVAAFGAFGYELDLGELSPVEKKQVKEQIAFYKKHRPTFQFGDFYRYDATNGSKETFLSVSPDKSEAVLAFVQTLARAGDSNDLLSIKGLDESRTYALETVPQKVAVSRFGGLLKHISPVKLRPDGVLLRAVNRHYALTDGALSFAASGAALRSGVGLNNQFIGTGYHSDLRLWGDFGSQMYTVRLLDHQVKEEKRNAE from the coding sequence TTGGGGCAAATCACTGAAAAGGACGGCGTCTTCCTCCTCAACACGGAGAGCAGCTCTTATCTCGTCATGGTCAACGAGTACGGCCATGTTGAGCAGCTCCACTACGGGGCGCCCGTTCAGATCGGCGACGCGCAGGCGCTGCGCTATAAGCGCACGATGCCCTATGGCTCCGAGGTCATGTATATGCAAGGCGACGAAAGCTACTGCCTCGATAACGTACCGCTGAACTGGTCGGGCATCGGTAAGGGTGATTTTCGTGTGACCCCGCTTGAAATGCTTATGCCCGACGGCTCGTACACCGCGGACTTCGTCTTTGAGCGCTTTGAGCTGCGTGAGGGCGCGTATCCGGCAGTATCCCTTCCCTGCGCCTACGTGGAGGACCGGAAGGACGCCGAGACGCTGATTCTGTACCTGCGCGACAAGGTCTGTCACATCGGTCTTGCGCTTGTCTACACGGTATACTGGAAGGAAAACGTCATTACCCGCAGGGCGGTGCTGACTAACGACGAGGAGCAGCCTCTCTTGCTCCGGCGGATGATGAGTATGCTCATCGACCTGCCGAACCGGGGTTTCAAGCTGGTCACGCTGGACGGCGACTGGATCGCCGAGGCGAACCGCCATGACCGCGCCCTCATGCCCGGCTGCTTTGTCAACGAGAGCACCACGGGCAGTTCCTCCAACCGCCACAACCCCGGCGTCATCCTGGCCGGGGAGCGGGCAAGCGAGGACAGCGGCGAGGTCTACGGCTTTAACCTTGTGTACAGCGGCAACCACTACACCGCTGTGGAGCTCTCCTCCCGCGACATGGTGCGCGTGATCTCCGGGATCAACCCCCTGTGCTTTTCGTGGACGCTCGTAAAGGGGGAGCAGTTTGAAACGCCCGAGGCGGTCCTTACCTTTTCAAGCCAGGGCTTTAACGGCATGAGCCGCAATTTCCACAACTTCGTAAACCGGCGCATCGTCCGCGGCGACTGGAAGGGGAAAGAGCGCCCCGTTCTTCTGAACAACTGGGAAGCCCATTTTTTTAAGTTTACCCGCCGCAAGCTTTTACGTCTGGCGCGGCGGGCTGTAAAATTGGGCGTAGAGCTGTTCGTGCTGGACGACGGCTGGTTTGGTTTGCGCAACGACGACAAAGCGGGGCTTGGAGATTACGGCGTAAACCGAAAAAAGCTCCCCGGTGGGATGGAAGGGCTGGCGAAGGGGATCACGGCGATGGGGCTGCGCTTCGGACTGTGGTTTGAGCCCGAGTCCGTGAACCCGGACAGCGACCTCTACCGGGCGCACCCTGACTATGCCGTCAGGCTGCCGAGCCGGGAGCCGTCTTTGGGGCGCAACCAGCTGCTGCTGGATTTGACCAACCCGGCGGTACGAGATTACATCGTGGGAGAGGTCTCCGGGGTACTCGATAGCGCGGAGATCAGCTATGTCAAGTGGGACATGAACCGGCACATGAGCGACTGTTTCTCCAAGCACTGCGCGTCCGGCGAGTTTTACCACCGATACATATTGGGGCTCTACGAGGTGCTGGAGCGCATCTTCCGCCCCCGGCCGCACATTCTCTTGGAAAGCTGTTCCTCCGGCGGCAACCGCTTTGACTTGGGGATGCTCTGCTATTCACCCCAGATCTGGGCCTCGGACGATACCGACCCCATCGAGCGCCTGAGGATCCAAAGGGGCTTGTCCTATTTCTATCCGCTCTCCGCCATGGGCGCGCACGTCTCTCAAGCACCCCATCAGCAGACCCTGCGCGCCACGCCCCTCTCCACGCGCTTTAACGTCGCGGCCTTCGGCGCTTTTGGCTATGAGCTCGACCTGGGCGAGCTGTCGCCCGTGGAAAAAAAGCAGGTAAAAGAGCAGATCGCGTTTTATAAAAAGCACCGACCTACGTTCCAGTTCGGCGACTTTTACCGCTATGACGCGACCAACGGCAGCAAGGAGACCTTCCTCAGCGTCAGCCCCGATAAAAGCGAGGCCGTCCTGGCCTTTGTACAGACGCTGGCAAGGGCCGGAGACAGTAATGACCTGCTCTCCATAAAGGGGCTGGACGAAAGCCGGACGTATGCGCTCGAGACCGTCCCCCAGAAGGTGGCCGTCTCCCGGTTCGGGGGGTTACTTAAGCACATATCGCCCGTGAAGCTCAGGCCTGACGGCGTTCTCCTCCGCGCGGTGAACCGGCACTACGCCCTGACCGATGGGGCGCTGTCCTTCGCCGCCAGCGGCGCGGCGCTGCGAAGCGGCGTCGGCCTCAATAACCAGTTTATCGGTACGGGCTACCACAGCGACCTGAGGCTCTGGGGAGATTTCGGCTCCCAGATGTATACGGTCAGGCTTTTGGATCATCAAGTCAAAGAAGAAAAGAGGAACGCGGAATGA
- a CDS encoding Sugar (Glycoside-Pentoside-Hexuronide) transporter has protein sequence MNKLDRRNMVFFGLGTVGRDAFYALEANALIYYLSNVLQLPIGVFVATSLVFTVLRVFDALNDPLMGLVVDNTRSKHGKFKPPMLLGALAGAICYMVLFTDFGLRDYWFVVIFAVAYLLWDIFYGLNDIAYWSMLPSLTVEQKVREKMGAFARICANVGMFAIMIGWEPITSGMGNTPRAWFIVAASVTVLMLLFQLFTIFGVKEKNYMFKQEEKTSLRGMWQVLTKNDQLLWTTLAMSMFTIGYMTTTTISIYYMQYVFGDKNMYAVLAAVVGVAQLSALIIFPLVSKHFSRERFYLLATILVVFGYAIFFFADRSLPLIVVAALLLFVGEAFIQLLMLMFLEDTIEYGQWKLGKRNESITLSVQPLINKIGGAVSMGLVSLSLVWSGIKTGEVAAQSIDDAGKLIVKLVMLLIPIIFIVSGYLVYRFKFKINKETYDKIISELHARGELNLEGELK, from the coding sequence ATGAACAAGCTGGACAGACGCAATATGGTTTTCTTCGGCCTCGGCACCGTCGGACGCGATGCATTTTACGCCCTTGAGGCAAACGCGCTGATCTATTACCTTTCAAACGTACTGCAGCTTCCCATCGGCGTGTTTGTGGCGACAAGCCTCGTCTTCACCGTCCTTCGTGTTTTTGACGCGCTGAACGACCCGTTGATGGGCCTGGTCGTCGACAACACACGCTCAAAGCACGGAAAATTCAAGCCGCCCATGCTGCTCGGCGCCCTTGCCGGCGCGATCTGCTACATGGTGCTCTTTACGGACTTCGGGCTGAGAGACTACTGGTTCGTGGTGATTTTTGCCGTTGCCTATCTCCTATGGGATATCTTCTATGGCCTTAACGACATTGCCTACTGGTCGATGCTCCCTTCGCTGACCGTCGAGCAGAAGGTCAGGGAAAAGATGGGCGCCTTTGCCAGAATCTGCGCCAACGTGGGCATGTTCGCCATCATGATCGGCTGGGAGCCGATTACCAGCGGCATGGGCAACACGCCCAGGGCCTGGTTTATCGTCGCCGCGTCTGTGACGGTACTGATGCTGCTCTTTCAGCTTTTCACCATTTTTGGCGTCAAGGAAAAAAATTATATGTTCAAGCAGGAGGAGAAGACCAGCCTGCGCGGTATGTGGCAGGTGCTCACCAAGAATGACCAGCTTTTGTGGACGACGCTGGCCATGTCCATGTTCACCATTGGCTATATGACAACCACCACGATTTCCATCTACTATATGCAGTACGTGTTCGGCGACAAGAATATGTACGCCGTTCTTGCGGCGGTCGTCGGCGTGGCCCAGCTCTCGGCCCTCATCATTTTCCCCCTGGTTTCCAAGCACTTTTCCAGAGAGCGGTTCTATCTGCTGGCGACGATACTGGTGGTTTTCGGCTATGCCATATTCTTCTTCGCCGACAGGAGCCTGCCGCTGATTGTGGTCGCGGCCCTGCTGCTGTTTGTAGGCGAGGCCTTTATTCAGCTGCTGATGCTCATGTTTTTGGAGGATACCATCGAATACGGCCAGTGGAAGCTCGGCAAGCGCAATGAGAGCATTACGCTCTCCGTGCAGCCACTCATCAACAAGATAGGCGGGGCGGTTTCCATGGGGCTTGTCAGCCTCTCGCTCGTCTGGTCGGGTATCAAGACCGGGGAAGTGGCCGCGCAGAGCATTGACGATGCGGGCAAGCTGATCGTAAAACTGGTGATGCTTTTGATCCCGATCATTTTTATCGTCTCGGGTTATCTGGTTTACCGTTTCAAGTTTAAGATCAACAAGGAGACCTATGACAAGATCATCAGCGAGCTCCACGCGAGGGGTGAGCTGAATTTAGAAGGAGAGCTCAAGTAA
- a CDS encoding conserved hypothetical protein (Evidence 4 : Homologs of previously reported genes of unknown function) — MHFVYYNENIYMHGLPKGQKIYNINSSSKACFEVDELLGLEPGEKNACDTEAIYNSVVLTGAAQILTDIEYKREVLNRMVEKYTPHFTGRELPENMVKGTAVIEIKVEKCTGKYHK, encoded by the coding sequence ATGCACTTTGTATACTACAATGAAAACATCTATATGCACGGGCTGCCTAAGGGACAGAAAATTTACAATATAAATAGTAGCTCGAAGGCTTGCTTTGAGGTGGATGAGTTATTGGGACTTGAGCCGGGCGAAAAAAATGCATGCGATACAGAGGCCATCTACAACAGCGTAGTCCTGACCGGCGCTGCCCAAATTCTAACAGATATTGAATATAAACGCGAAGTGTTAAATAGGATGGTGGAAAAATATACGCCGCACTTTACTGGCAGAGAACTCCCGGAAAATATGGTGAAGGGTACGGCGGTGATTGAAATAAAAGTTGAAAAATGTACAGGGAAGTATCATAAATAG
- a CDS encoding OsmC family protein codes for MTIIRYQDGQNEIYNEAGRQVHGSMTAGLEGLNPKELLEASLGLCVSITLTKLLERDGIPVGPGGMDIEVTASKAEGITNRFTDFKVSVDFPHLEPEYKEKAMTIVERGCTISNTLRHTANVVLVDSKEQE; via the coding sequence ATGACGATTATTCGATACCAGGACGGACAAAATGAAATTTACAACGAGGCCGGGCGACAGGTTCACGGCAGCATGACTGCCGGGCTGGAAGGGCTGAACCCCAAGGAACTGCTGGAGGCGTCCCTGGGACTTTGCGTCTCTATCACCCTAACTAAGCTGCTGGAGCGGGACGGCATCCCCGTGGGGCCGGGAGGGATGGATATTGAAGTTACTGCTTCCAAGGCGGAGGGCATTACCAACCGGTTTACCGATTTTAAGGTATCTGTGGATTTCCCCCATCTTGAGCCTGAGTATAAAGAAAAGGCCATGACCATCGTTGAGCGGGGCTGTACCATCAGCAACACACTGCGGCATACCGCCAATGTTGTGCTGGTGGATTCCAAGGAGCAAGAATAA
- a CDS encoding hypothetical protein (Evidence 5 : No homology to any previously reported sequences), with protein sequence MSKSETPVLGGAMAELREQLDAEARFKKVLMGFDPQQVNGLLKSQKEFISQLQAELVQALQEAEVYRGEAEARSAAQSADLAQLRQTCEARGTRLEETQQKLDETTQEVETARTELQHEAEQLARLRESVELRHLERMRAQLIAATRESSESTVQLTAARQEIKQLKGRLDALSNEYESVSTALEEERARQQSSQLALDRALARVKARSHQLGVETAARLRETADLITASFSENEALLSRLEEPAAHLSCLPAQAADETVLPA encoded by the coding sequence ATGAGCAAAAGCGAAACCCCTGTGCTGGGCGGCGCGATGGCCGAGCTACGGGAGCAGTTGGATGCGGAAGCCCGCTTTAAAAAGGTTCTGATGGGCTTTGACCCCCAGCAAGTGAACGGGCTTCTCAAATCTCAGAAGGAATTCATCTCACAGCTTCAGGCCGAGCTGGTTCAGGCCCTGCAGGAGGCGGAGGTGTACCGCGGCGAGGCAGAGGCCCGGTCTGCCGCTCAGTCGGCCGATCTCGCCCAGCTGCGCCAGACATGTGAGGCGCGGGGCACCCGGCTGGAGGAGACGCAGCAGAAGCTGGACGAGACCACCCAAGAGGTGGAGACCGCCCGCACCGAGCTGCAGCATGAGGCCGAGCAGCTTGCCCGCCTGCGGGAGTCGGTGGAGCTGCGGCATCTCGAACGGATGCGCGCCCAACTCATCGCCGCCACCCGGGAGAGCAGTGAGAGCACGGTCCAGCTCACTGCCGCCCGGCAGGAAATAAAACAGCTCAAGGGCCGCCTGGACGCTCTGTCCAACGAATACGAGAGCGTCTCCACCGCCCTTGAGGAGGAGCGGGCCCGGCAGCAGTCCAGCCAGTTAGCGCTGGACCGCGCTTTGGCCCGCGTCAAGGCCCGCTCCCACCAGCTTGGCGTGGAGACCGCCGCCCGCCTGCGGGAGACCGCCGACTTGATCACCGCCTCCTTTTCGGAAAACGAGGCTCTCCTCTCCCGACTGGAGGAGCCCGCGGCCCATCTGTCCTGCCTGCCCGCACAAGCTGCGGACGAGACCGTCCTGCCTGCGTAG
- a CDS encoding conserved exported hypothetical protein (Evidence 4 : Homologs of previously reported genes of unknown function), with product MRSVLITPPAGPPFSASLADTFLPRFLGLMGKNLVQRDALLLSPCNQIHCFFMKSAIDAVYLAPSGEILALTASMAPGTVGKAVKGAARVLELYPGDAQRLGLAPGQILAIGGTL from the coding sequence ATGCGCTCCGTTTTGATCACTCCCCCCGCCGGTCCTCCCTTTTCCGCATCTCTGGCGGATACCTTTTTACCCCGTTTTCTCGGTCTTATGGGAAAGAATCTCGTACAGCGGGACGCGCTGCTCCTCTCCCCCTGCAATCAGATCCACTGCTTTTTTATGAAAAGCGCCATCGACGCGGTCTATCTCGCACCGTCGGGAGAGATTTTGGCCCTCACCGCCTCTATGGCACCCGGGACTGTGGGCAAGGCCGTAAAAGGAGCGGCGCGGGTGCTTGAGCTCTACCCCGGCGACGCCCAAAGGCTGGGCCTCGCACCCGGGCAGATTTTAGCCATAGGAGGAACATTATGA
- a CDS encoding putative Type II secretion system F domain protein (Evidence 3 : Function proposed based on presence of conserved amino acid motif, structural feature or limited homology) has translation MRVLVLCAMVTAFFLFSALLYPLGKHMERKTKRLRDLFPPAKEFINEELHEPFSQRFVKPLFKKLLAAFSLFSLLRPGENKRLEKLQRQLRMAGFSLSAQDYTVAKSLAQLAMVAIAVFLSIRLPIDGQNRLMVAALGLLLAVLAPNYLLKSKVTSRQKTILNELPSVMDLLVVSMEAGLGMDAAISQLYEKRKTPLMQELIVPIRNVQMGLSRRDALKEMGEASGIAELRTMASSLIQAEQLGVSIKSVLISQADQLRTAHKQRVEAKAMKAPVKMMIPTVAFIFPVMFIILLAPAIMRFMETF, from the coding sequence ATGAGAGTACTGGTCTTATGCGCTATGGTGACGGCCTTTTTCCTCTTCTCAGCGCTGCTCTACCCGCTGGGGAAGCATATGGAGCGGAAAACAAAGAGGCTGCGCGACCTCTTTCCTCCGGCAAAGGAATTTATCAACGAGGAGCTCCACGAGCCCTTCTCCCAGCGCTTTGTCAAGCCCCTATTCAAAAAGCTGCTGGCGGCCTTCTCCCTCTTCTCCCTGCTGCGTCCGGGTGAAAATAAGCGCCTCGAAAAACTTCAGCGCCAACTGCGTATGGCGGGCTTTTCCCTCTCCGCCCAGGACTATACCGTGGCGAAAAGCCTGGCTCAGCTCGCCATGGTGGCCATCGCCGTCTTTCTGTCTATCCGCCTCCCTATAGATGGGCAGAATCGGCTGATGGTAGCCGCCCTAGGGCTCCTTTTGGCGGTGCTGGCCCCAAACTATCTTCTCAAGAGCAAGGTCACCAGCCGCCAGAAGACCATCTTGAACGAGCTTCCGTCGGTGATGGATCTGCTGGTGGTCAGCATGGAGGCAGGCCTTGGCATGGACGCCGCCATCAGCCAGCTCTACGAGAAACGCAAAACTCCTCTTATGCAGGAGCTGATTGTGCCCATCCGCAACGTCCAGATGGGCCTCTCCCGCCGGGACGCGCTGAAGGAGATGGGGGAAGCAAGCGGCATCGCCGAGCTGCGCACCATGGCCTCCTCCCTGATCCAGGCTGAGCAGCTTGGCGTGTCCATCAAGAGCGTGCTGATCTCCCAAGCCGACCAGCTGCGTACCGCCCATAAGCAGCGGGTAGAGGCCAAGGCAATGAAGGCGCCGGTCAAGATGATGATACCCACCGTCGCATTCATCTTCCCCGTCATGTTTATCATTCTGCTGGCCCCCGCCATTATGCGCTTTATGGAAACATTTTAG
- a CDS encoding Type II secretion system protein (fragment) has product MLLYFSLLAACGVVFFLTYGILSLLWKDRLAASRRFSALREADTPESRSGIPKPRRPSLLARIFPKGSSGRLNRLADELYLSGIALKAEEFLLLWVCCGIVLPIILRILDVRLMVVMGVVILGSSLPIVLVKLSKAKSQRAFDAQLVDALTIICNSLRAGFSFQTAMDNIAAELPDPISREFRRVSRECHLGMPLEESLGGLVRRSGSEDLELIVSAVVIQRQVGGNLAQVLDNISGTIRSRIKLRGDIKTMTASGTMSGYVIGAMPVIMLVMLMILNPSHVEMFFTTEIGKLLLLLSAVMEAIGFFFVRKIVNVKF; this is encoded by the coding sequence TTGCTGCTCTATTTTTCCCTGCTGGCAGCCTGTGGGGTGGTCTTTTTCCTCACTTACGGCATTTTGTCCCTGCTTTGGAAAGACCGGCTTGCGGCCTCGCGCCGGTTCTCAGCCCTCCGGGAGGCCGACACGCCGGAAAGCCGGAGTGGCATCCCCAAGCCCCGCCGCCCCTCCCTGCTCGCCCGCATCTTCCCTAAGGGGAGCTCCGGGCGGCTCAACCGGCTGGCCGACGAGCTCTATCTCTCTGGCATTGCGCTCAAGGCGGAAGAATTTCTCCTCCTATGGGTGTGCTGCGGCATCGTCCTCCCCATCATTCTCCGCATTCTGGACGTGCGCCTCATGGTGGTGATGGGTGTGGTCATCCTGGGCTCGTCCCTGCCCATTGTGCTCGTCAAACTGAGCAAGGCCAAGAGCCAGCGGGCCTTCGACGCTCAGTTGGTGGACGCCCTCACCATCATCTGCAACTCCCTGCGGGCCGGTTTCTCCTTTCAGACTGCTATGGACAACATTGCCGCCGAGCTGCCCGACCCCATCTCCCGGGAATTTCGCCGGGTGAGCCGGGAGTGCCACCTGGGAATGCCCCTGGAGGAGAGCCTGGGCGGGCTCGTCCGCCGGAGCGGGAGCGAGGATCTGGAGCTCATCGTCTCCGCCGTCGTCATCCAGCGGCAGGTAGGCGGAAATCTGGCCCAAGTGCTGGACAATATCTCGGGCACCATCCGCAGCCGCATCAAGCTCCGGGGCGACATTAAGACCATGACCGCCTCGGGCACCATGTCGGGCTATGTCATCGGCGCCATGCCGGTCATCATGCTGGTCATGCTGATGATTTTAAACCCCAGCCACGTGGAGATGTTCTTCACCACGGAGATCGGCAAGCTTCTTCTCCTCCTCTCCGCGGTAATGGAGGCAATCGGTTTCTTCTTCGTCCGCAAGATCGTCAACGTCAAATTCTAA